In the genome of Terribacillus sp. FSL K6-0262, one region contains:
- the deoC gene encoding deoxyribose-phosphate aldolase, with product MKSKAYDAVYQDMEAVVKAADGLTTKVILETALLDETEKRKAAEMAVAAGADFVKTATGFYGGGATVEDIELLAASVQGKIGIKAAGGIRTYDDAVSMIRSGATRIGASGAVAIIRNEKADTDYWFGGIT from the coding sequence TTGAAGTCAAAAGCCTATGATGCTGTGTACCAGGATATGGAGGCTGTAGTCAAAGCAGCCGATGGCCTGACGACAAAAGTGATCCTGGAAACAGCTCTCTTGGATGAGACGGAAAAACGGAAAGCAGCCGAGATGGCGGTGGCTGCCGGAGCTGATTTCGTGAAGACAGCCACGGGCTTTTATGGCGGAGGAGCGACGGTTGAAGATATCGAGCTCCTCGCTGCTAGTGTGCAAGGGAAAATCGGAATCAAAGCAGCCGGGGGCATACGGACATATGATGATGCTGTCAGTATGATCCGGTCTGGGGCAACACGAATCGGTGCAAGTGGTGCTGTCGCCATCATCAGGAATGAAAAAGCGGATACAGATTATTGGTTCGGAGGGATAACATGA
- a CDS encoding galactitol-1-phosphate 5-dehydrogenase yields MKTLNLYGIEDIRYEESPQPVIESDHDVIIKVEAAGICGSDLSRYKKLGPYRPGMTFGHEFAGTVAEIGGAVSHVKIGDRVAACPAYACGKCFYCRSGDPSRCKELMVIGSRVPGAFAEYVKLSSAHVIPLPPGVDSETAALIEPAAVVAHGFYRTQIRPGAAVAVMGAGSIGLLAIQWARIFGAKTVIAIDIDPKKLDIAMEVGADHVIDASSATGCDAISAYTDGEGVDLAVESAGSPITSAQVLALPKKGGEVVYLGIPYADITMERFYFEKIVRNELTIHGSWNALSAPFPGQEWANTIHYMQTGQLNGEKMISHQIPLSEGPAMFRQLADRNIDAVKVLFHP; encoded by the coding sequence GTGAAGACGCTGAATCTGTACGGAATAGAAGATATAAGATACGAAGAGTCACCGCAGCCAGTGATCGAATCAGATCACGACGTCATTATAAAGGTGGAAGCTGCTGGCATATGCGGTTCCGACTTATCACGTTATAAAAAGCTTGGACCCTATCGCCCAGGAATGACATTCGGGCATGAATTTGCAGGAACCGTTGCGGAAATCGGAGGCGCCGTCAGCCATGTCAAAATCGGTGACAGGGTGGCTGCCTGCCCGGCATATGCATGTGGGAAATGCTTCTACTGCAGGAGCGGAGACCCATCAAGATGCAAGGAATTAATGGTCATCGGATCCAGGGTGCCGGGTGCATTTGCGGAGTATGTGAAGCTCTCTTCTGCCCATGTCATACCGCTGCCTCCCGGGGTGGATAGTGAGACGGCGGCTTTAATAGAGCCGGCAGCGGTCGTGGCCCATGGTTTTTACCGGACACAGATCAGGCCGGGGGCGGCTGTTGCAGTGATGGGTGCCGGTAGTATCGGTCTGCTTGCTATCCAATGGGCCAGGATATTTGGAGCGAAAACAGTCATTGCGATTGACATCGATCCAAAAAAATTGGATATTGCCATGGAAGTAGGTGCCGATCATGTGATTGATGCAAGTTCTGCAACGGGCTGCGATGCGATATCAGCATATACGGATGGCGAAGGTGTCGACTTGGCTGTTGAATCGGCAGGTTCACCAATCACTTCGGCACAAGTACTGGCATTGCCAAAAAAGGGAGGGGAAGTTGTTTATCTGGGGATACCATATGCCGATATAACCATGGAACGATTTTACTTCGAAAAAATCGTCAGGAACGAGCTGACGATTCATGGATCCTGGAATGCATTATCCGCTCCTTTCCCAGGTCAGGAATGGGCCAATACCATTCATTATATGCAAACAGGTCAATTAAATGGAGAAAAAATGATTAGTCATCAGATACCTTTAAGTGAAGGTCCGGCTATGTTCCGACAGCTTGCCGACCGAAATATTGATGCCGTAAAAGTGCTATTCCATCCATAG
- the tnpA gene encoding IS200/IS605 family transposase, with protein sequence MKDMNSLAHTTWNCKYHVVFAPKYRRQVIYGKYKKSIGQIIRDLCERKGVIIHEANACPDHIHMLISIPPKLSVSQFMGYLKGKSSLMIFDRHANLKYRYGNRKFWCRGFYVDTVGRNKKQIQEYIRNQLKEDYMGDQLTLFEEYDPFTGEKNRKK encoded by the coding sequence ATGAAGGACATGAACAGTTTAGCACATACAACATGGAATTGTAAGTATCACGTAGTATTTGCGCCAAAGTACAGAAGGCAGGTTATTTACGGAAAATACAAAAAGAGTATCGGACAAATTATTAGGGATTTATGTGAACGGAAAGGTGTGATTATCCATGAAGCAAATGCTTGTCCGGATCACATTCATATGTTGATAAGTATCCCGCCGAAATTAAGTGTGTCACAATTTATGGGATACTTAAAAGGGAAAAGTAGTTTAATGATATTCGATCGTCATGCCAATTTAAAATATAGATATGGAAATCGAAAATTTTGGTGTCGAGGATTCTATGTTGATACAGTCGGGAGAAATAAGAAACAAATACAAGAATATATTAGGAATCAGCTAAAAGAGGACTATATGGGCGATCAATTGACATTATTCGAAGAGTACGATCCATTTACAGGAGAAAAAAATCGGAAGAAATAA
- a CDS encoding DUF2382 domain-containing protein, giving the protein MLAHKIETFQNENDVIVRVNELKSKGIQESKVTVITDKKPESSILADRLSVNYKEAKGSLRDKVSALFTGDDPEEKTLEDLNLNQAETDRYVDELKNGKILLFVDPTAGGKLQSEAQTNSHANGDRPVAGTGNTRPGTSSFNNDKPNASRTEQMELHEEVVDVDTNAVKSGEVNVDKRTVTDQEEFDVPVTKQEVNIERRPVNKVNEPGSTAGAYTEKDGIHVPVYEEKVDVDKKDVIK; this is encoded by the coding sequence ATGTTAGCTCATAAAATTGAAACCTTCCAAAATGAAAATGATGTGATTGTAAGGGTAAATGAATTGAAATCCAAAGGAATCCAAGAAAGCAAAGTGACGGTGATCACCGACAAGAAGCCGGAATCTTCCATTTTGGCTGATCGGCTGAGCGTGAATTACAAGGAAGCGAAGGGCTCCTTGCGTGATAAGGTGTCCGCCTTGTTTACCGGAGATGACCCAGAAGAAAAGACATTAGAGGACTTGAATTTGAACCAGGCAGAGACAGATCGATATGTGGATGAATTGAAAAACGGGAAGATCCTTTTATTCGTGGATCCAACCGCCGGAGGGAAACTGCAGTCAGAAGCTCAAACAAATTCACATGCAAATGGGGATCGCCCGGTCGCTGGAACTGGTAACACCCGGCCTGGCACTTCATCCTTCAACAACGATAAACCAAATGCTTCCCGGACGGAACAGATGGAATTGCATGAAGAGGTAGTGGATGTGGATACGAATGCAGTAAAATCCGGGGAAGTGAATGTAGACAAACGCACGGTGACAGATCAGGAGGAATTCGATGTTCCGGTGACGAAACAGGAAGTCAATATCGAGCGCCGTCCAGTGAATAAAGTAAATGAGCCTGGCAGTACAGCGGGAGCTTATACGGAAAAAGATGGTATCCATGTCCCGGTATATGAGGAAAAAGTAGATGTGGATAAGAAGGATGTCATCAAATAA
- a CDS encoding manganese catalase family protein — MYYYKEELINIIKPDKPDPAAAKVMQEILGGHYGEMRTMMQFFFQSSNFRGKQKQFRDLLRGIFLEEIAHVELVQNTINALLDESGEGGAGNTAPDGAPLSGPIEDTPNVNPHHYIIGAQASIPFDAAGNPWNGSWVYSHGNLIADLLNNVVLESTGVLQKTRIYEMSSNATFRETLAFLIVRDNAHQNAFAKALETLGVDWGKIFPVPNYDINKYPECKKFVDMGFHNTQFNFRLDQTRIAEIIQGTVPSRNGGEFSVSQPPAGFPVPELPELPNEHSTGLSDLNR, encoded by the coding sequence ATGTATTATTACAAAGAAGAATTAATCAACATCATCAAACCGGATAAGCCCGATCCTGCCGCGGCGAAGGTTATGCAGGAAATCCTGGGCGGTCACTATGGGGAAATGCGCACCATGATGCAATTCTTCTTCCAAAGCTCTAATTTCCGAGGGAAGCAGAAACAGTTCCGTGATCTTTTGCGCGGTATCTTCCTGGAGGAAATTGCACATGTGGAGCTGGTGCAGAATACAATCAATGCCTTGCTGGATGAGTCGGGTGAAGGCGGGGCGGGAAATACAGCGCCTGATGGTGCGCCCCTTTCCGGTCCGATCGAGGATACACCAAACGTGAATCCCCACCACTATATAATCGGCGCCCAAGCTTCCATCCCATTCGATGCAGCAGGCAATCCATGGAATGGCTCTTGGGTCTACAGCCACGGAAACCTTATCGCCGATCTGTTAAATAATGTCGTACTCGAATCGACTGGTGTGCTGCAAAAAACGCGTATATATGAGATGAGCTCCAACGCCACATTCCGGGAAACGCTGGCCTTCTTGATCGTCCGTGACAATGCCCATCAGAATGCATTTGCGAAAGCATTGGAAACACTGGGCGTGGATTGGGGCAAGATCTTCCCGGTGCCTAATTATGATATCAATAAATATCCAGAGTGCAAAAAATTCGTCGATATGGGCTTCCATAATACGCAATTCAATTTCCGTCTCGATCAGACCCGGATCGCTGAAATCATCCAAGGGACGGTTCCCAGCCGAAACGGCGGGGAATTCAGTGTATCCCAGCCTCCAGCAGGCTTCCCGGTACCGGAATTGCCGGAACTGCCGAACGAGCATAGCACTGGATTGAGCGATTTGAATCGATGA
- a CDS encoding glucose 1-dehydrogenase yields MSKTAIITGAGSGLGQAAAVRLAEEGVNIAVVDVSEKGANETVELVKQAGAEAIFIQADVSKEADVKNYVDKTLEHFGSIDYFFNNAGISGSGKYFLDSDVAEIERIVGINLLGALYGVRYVAEVMVKNGGGSIVNTSSSAGVIGQDSVVTYAATKHAIVGMTKSLVAEYAKDGLRVNAIAPGPTETKMVAEFYAANPKMKENATGGIPQKRLGTPEEVAELVTFLLTSKAQYINGEVIRIDGGFTNTK; encoded by the coding sequence ATGAGTAAAACAGCAATCATCACAGGGGCAGGCAGCGGATTGGGACAAGCTGCAGCCGTCCGTCTTGCCGAAGAAGGCGTGAATATCGCAGTAGTCGATGTCAGTGAAAAAGGGGCAAACGAGACTGTCGAATTGGTAAAACAAGCTGGAGCGGAAGCGATTTTCATTCAAGCGGATGTTTCCAAGGAAGCCGATGTCAAAAATTATGTGGATAAAACATTGGAGCATTTCGGCTCTATTGATTATTTCTTCAACAATGCTGGTATTTCAGGCAGCGGTAAATACTTCCTTGATTCCGACGTTGCGGAAATCGAACGTATCGTCGGCATCAATTTGCTGGGCGCGCTTTATGGTGTCCGTTATGTAGCGGAAGTGATGGTGAAAAACGGAGGAGGCTCCATCGTCAATACTTCCTCCAGTGCAGGTGTGATCGGTCAGGATTCCGTTGTCACCTATGCTGCGACAAAACATGCTATTGTCGGCATGACAAAGAGCCTGGTTGCCGAATACGCAAAAGATGGTCTCCGTGTAAATGCGATTGCGCCAGGACCTACCGAAACAAAAATGGTAGCGGAGTTTTATGCTGCGAATCCGAAAATGAAAGAAAATGCAACTGGCGGTATTCCGCAGAAACGTCTCGGCACACCGGAAGAGGTAGCGGAACTTGTTACATTCCTGCTTACTTCAAAAGCGCAATATATCAACGGTGAAGTAATCCGTATCGATGGCGGATTCACGAATACAAAATAA
- a CDS encoding IS30 family transposase — protein sequence MSYSHLTTIERGKLETLYKLGWSARRIAKELGRHHSTISRELERNSEGSYKADSADRMYQKRREFCIPKGKWKEELRVVIEEKLKLTWSPEQIQGRLGIISFKTIYRWMNQRRFSVDHQVFRQKGKRQKPRETRGRFNIGTSIKERPKDVKDRKSAGHWELDTVVSSRGKSKGCFGTFAERKTRFFLAVKMNDRSARSMKEAISQVAASMPKEIFKTATTDRGKEFACYQEIENEMDISVYFADPYAPWQRGTNENSNGLLREFFPKKTDLASVSEDEIHQALYLINHRPRKILGWKTPYEAFQEELSHLD from the coding sequence ATGAGCTATTCCCATCTTACTACAATTGAACGAGGAAAACTAGAAACACTATACAAGCTTGGCTGGTCTGCACGTCGTATCGCAAAGGAGTTAGGGAGACACCATTCGACTATTTCCAGAGAATTGGAGCGTAACAGTGAGGGCAGCTATAAAGCTGACTCTGCTGACAGAATGTATCAAAAACGACGGGAATTTTGTATTCCTAAAGGTAAATGGAAAGAAGAGCTTAGAGTGGTTATTGAGGAGAAATTAAAGCTCACTTGGTCACCTGAACAAATTCAAGGAAGGCTGGGTATCATCAGCTTCAAAACCATCTATCGTTGGATGAATCAAAGACGATTCTCTGTCGATCATCAGGTCTTCCGTCAAAAAGGAAAAAGGCAAAAACCCCGGGAAACGAGAGGTCGATTCAATATTGGTACGTCGATAAAGGAGCGTCCAAAAGATGTGAAGGACCGAAAATCGGCAGGCCATTGGGAACTAGATACAGTAGTATCAAGCCGTGGAAAAAGTAAAGGATGCTTCGGAACGTTTGCCGAACGCAAAACGCGTTTCTTTCTCGCAGTTAAAATGAACGATCGAAGTGCACGCTCTATGAAGGAAGCTATCTCACAAGTGGCAGCTTCTATGCCTAAGGAAATATTTAAGACAGCGACCACAGATCGAGGGAAAGAATTTGCTTGTTATCAAGAAATCGAAAATGAAATGGATATCTCGGTTTACTTTGCCGATCCGTATGCCCCATGGCAGCGAGGAACCAATGAAAACAGTAACGGGCTGCTTCGGGAGTTCTTCCCAAAGAAAACAGACTTAGCCTCTGTTTCAGAAGATGAAATCCACCAAGCACTATACCTAATTAATCATCGCCCGCGAAAAATATTAGGATGGAAAACTCCTTACGAGGCTTTCCAGGAGGAACTGTCGCATTTAGATTGA
- the rpsD gene encoding 30S ribosomal protein S4, with the protein MARYTGPLWKKSRRLGISLSGTGKELDKRPYPPGQHGPNQRRKQSEYGLQQAEKQKLRYMYNMNERQFRRVFEEAGKMKGIHGENFMILLESRLDNLVFRLGLARTRRQARQIVGHGHITVDGKRVDIPSYRVKPGQVIGVREKSRKLDIITTSVEANNFVPDYMTFDANSLEGTYSRYPERSELPAEINEALIVEFYSR; encoded by the coding sequence ATGGCACGTTATACAGGTCCATTATGGAAAAAATCCCGTCGTCTTGGTATCTCCCTAAGCGGAACAGGTAAAGAGCTTGACAAACGCCCTTACCCACCAGGACAGCACGGTCCAAACCAACGCAGAAAGCAATCCGAATACGGTTTGCAGCAAGCTGAGAAACAAAAACTTCGTTACATGTACAACATGAACGAGCGCCAATTCCGTCGTGTATTCGAGGAAGCTGGCAAAATGAAAGGTATCCATGGTGAGAACTTCATGATCCTTCTTGAATCCCGCCTTGATAACCTTGTATTCCGTCTAGGCTTGGCTCGCACTCGCAGACAAGCTCGTCAGATCGTTGGCCACGGCCACATCACTGTAGACGGTAAACGCGTAGATATCCCATCTTACCGCGTGAAACCTGGTCAAGTCATCGGTGTTCGCGAGAAATCCCGCAAACTTGACATCATCACTACATCTGTTGAAGCGAACAACTTCGTTCCAGATTACATGACTTTCGATGCAAACAGCTTGGAAGGAACTTACTCCCGCTATCCAGAGCGCAGTGAGCTTCCTGCTGAAATCAACGAAGCTCTTATCGTCGAGTTCTACTCCCGTTAA
- a CDS encoding sensor domain-containing diguanylate cyclase — protein MERLIDSNLEQAKLYFYQLLVSGENYSCRELLALMTDKVKNLLQADSLALFIYDEWQQRLERISYAGPRQSGFCLSVSYTPGHICMPDLLRDIPHVLDRILPLQKPEEHVIGFLYVGGGRKMITDCRQLALEIGKFVTHLLRLQQAKENERHVIQLYEATTNLHASIDMHDVLTVLIKTLQQTYPQFTYALLLAQDYHGDTELPIKNLVYDYSVHEASTKAYMTGEVQMEIDEKGKVTHRYVPLNGKQGIYGVLHVSIPFGMQYTKADQSFITKLVDSAGNALENARLYQHSKKLISDLQLINETSKKMNANLRLSDTMTLMHQQIRDTFGGEEIGFILYKEDQDAGTILAGSTDFFFDEESESFLEFIGRHYRDKYGEAMFISNFQERYPEIRMPYRSLLIFPMVRSEQLRGVVIVLHRTPSFFTFEAFRLIESLVQHSSLSIVNSMLQEKLEKLVITDYLTNLYSRSYLDERMREHIQGDAQGGFILIDIDDFKKVNDTYGHNTGDYLLIQVSNLVKDMIGPADIAARWGGEELAIYLPHASLEQTIAKAEQVVRSIGGSTRPAVTVSCGVSTWTEADRPSVHQLFSNADRKLYDAKRLGKNRYCI, from the coding sequence ATGGAGCGGCTAATTGACAGCAATCTTGAACAAGCAAAGCTATATTTCTACCAGCTCCTTGTGTCGGGAGAAAACTATAGTTGCAGGGAACTACTTGCACTTATGACAGATAAGGTGAAGAATCTCCTGCAGGCAGACAGTTTGGCGCTGTTCATCTATGATGAATGGCAGCAGCGATTGGAGCGGATAAGCTATGCAGGTCCCAGGCAGAGCGGGTTTTGTCTGTCTGTCAGCTATACTCCCGGGCATATTTGTATGCCGGATTTGTTAAGGGATATTCCACATGTACTGGATAGGATATTGCCCTTGCAAAAGCCGGAAGAGCATGTCATCGGATTCCTTTATGTCGGAGGCGGCAGAAAGATGATTACCGATTGCAGACAGCTGGCGTTGGAGATCGGTAAATTCGTTACCCATCTCCTGCGTCTGCAGCAAGCGAAAGAAAACGAGCGGCATGTCATCCAATTATATGAAGCAACGACGAATCTGCACGCTTCCATCGATATGCATGATGTACTGACCGTCCTGATCAAGACCCTGCAGCAAACCTATCCCCAATTCACGTATGCACTTTTGCTGGCCCAGGATTACCATGGAGATACGGAACTGCCGATTAAAAATCTTGTATATGATTACTCTGTCCACGAGGCCAGCACAAAAGCTTATATGACAGGTGAAGTGCAAATGGAGATCGATGAAAAGGGAAAGGTGACACATCGTTATGTTCCGCTCAATGGTAAACAGGGAATCTATGGTGTGCTGCATGTATCGATTCCTTTTGGGATGCAATATACGAAAGCAGATCAGAGCTTCATTACGAAGCTGGTCGATTCAGCGGGTAACGCCCTGGAAAATGCACGGCTGTATCAGCATTCGAAGAAGCTGATAAGCGACCTCCAGCTGATCAATGAAACATCGAAGAAAATGAATGCCAACTTGCGTCTGTCGGATACCATGACGTTGATGCATCAGCAGATACGGGATACATTCGGCGGGGAAGAAATAGGTTTCATCTTATATAAAGAGGATCAAGATGCTGGCACTATTTTGGCTGGCAGCACGGATTTTTTCTTTGACGAAGAATCCGAGTCTTTCCTGGAATTCATCGGACGGCACTACCGAGACAAATACGGGGAAGCGATGTTCATCAGCAACTTTCAGGAACGATATCCCGAGATTCGGATGCCTTATCGGTCCTTGCTGATATTTCCCATGGTCAGGTCGGAGCAGCTGAGGGGAGTCGTGATCGTTCTGCACCGAACCCCCAGCTTCTTCACCTTCGAAGCTTTCCGGCTTATCGAATCGCTCGTGCAGCATTCCTCCTTATCGATCGTTAATTCCATGCTGCAGGAGAAATTGGAGAAATTGGTCATTACGGATTATCTTACGAATCTGTATTCGAGAAGCTATTTGGATGAACGGATGCGGGAACATATCCAGGGAGATGCGCAAGGGGGGTTCATCCTGATTGATATCGATGACTTCAAAAAAGTGAATGATACATACGGCCACAATACTGGTGATTATCTTCTCATCCAAGTATCCAATCTGGTAAAGGACATGATCGGTCCGGCTGATATAGCAGCCAGATGGGGCGGGGAAGAGCTGGCCATTTATTTGCCGCATGCTTCTTTGGAGCAGACTATTGCAAAGGCAGAGCAAGTCGTCCGAAGCATCGGGGGATCGACACGACCTGCTGTGACGGTTTCATGCGGGGTATCCACATGGACAGAAGCGGATCGGCCATCCGTCCATCAATTGTTCTCCAATGCGGATCGCAAACTATACGATGCCAAACGGCTCGGGAAAAATAGATATTGTATATAG